The nucleotide window GTAGAAACTGACAAATCCATATTCATTGACATTTCCAGTCAGAACAATTTGCCTCATAGTTATAAAAGAGGCCTTTTTGTATTCAGACCACAGAGACCCAATTGATGACCAACCCTCACCACCCCCAACCCTCTTAACCCCATATACCCCCATTGCTATCACTCTGATTTAGTCCATTGAAGGTCTAGTAATGATTAAATGGTGCAGTTTCCTTCAACTCATGGTACCCCTGGTGGTTTGGCTCTGTGAAGAGACAAAGAGGCCAGTTAGGGTAAAGAAGAACCATAAATCCATCTCTTCTACTTTAGCCAGACATTTAAAAGATTCTTTCAGAAATATAGGTCTTTCACTTTCAAAATCAGCACAGCACTAAACAATAAAGAAGTTCCccaatttatttaaagtccATCTAAATCTAATCTCATTTCGTATTCACTGTCCTCAGCAAAAGCGATTGATTATGAAAGTAGTTATGAACTAGCATACCTAATTTGGAAATTACCTAATAAATTTCTGTGCATCCCAAATAATGAAGATAAAAATAGCCACTAGAAGAATGCGTTTGAGTGtgtaaataagtgttttggtaCCCAGAGTCAAATTTTCTTCCATGAGAGGCTTCTTCTTGCTGCAGTTCACCACTCCTCCATGGGCTGCTCCCAGAATAGTCATGATATCCACCAAGTTGAACTTCCCTTCCTCTTTAGCTTCTCCAATTTCCTCGACTAGCTCATTTGCAGCTTCTTCACGCTCCTCCATTTCTTCTTGTGTCAGCATTGCATTGAAGCCTTGCACTGCTGTGGCATTGTCCACTTGTGGTGATGAAAGAGAACACAAAGCCCTCATTTGGCCGTAGGACTTCAAGTGAACTATGTTAGCATGCAAAAAAAGTAGGAGAACATTGAGGTCATTCAGTGGACATCCAAGCCTTTGGTGGTTGATGAGATTCAGAGCTGGGAGGACTCCATAGACAGAGATGAAGGTAGTGTCCCAAATAAAGAGTCGAATAAGGCTAAAGAGAACAATGGGCCCCAGCAGGATGTATATTGCACCGTTTAACACACTTATTACCTGGAACACCAATTGCCCAGTGATCTTGCATTGAACAAGTTCTGGAATCCAGCTCTGGTCTCGTAGCATACCTGTTCGGACAAAGCAACTGAACTCATCTTGTTGGAGGGCCGAAAGGTGGAAGTAGGCCAGGTACAGGCAGGCAGAAGTCATGAAAGTCATAAGAAGGAAGCCTCTTAAAAAAAGCATGCTAACAAGAAAGTAAGACTTTTGTTTGCAATGCAAGTATTTCTCCAGAAGGGGGTACTCAAAATACCGGTTTCTCTTGGCCCTGCAAATggatacaaacaaaaaagttagtgggatgtttatgtttataaatcTTACCAGCTAAGCATCTTTGAATTCAAATTCACCACAATTACtggtgtgtatatatatatatatatatatatatatatatatatatatatataatacacgTACAGTGTAATTTCCTTATTTGAGAATttcacacaaataataataatcccaTTCATTTTTCATACATCAAAAGCTTAGTAATGAAATAAACTTAAACCCTCATTTCAgcaatgaatcatgtttttttacaacCATTTGGTAAGCATGTAAACAATTTGTGAATAACTGAATAGATGTTCACACATGTATAACAATATAACAATCAAGATTCACTGAGGTCAGAACGAACTGTTCATGGAACAGTTACTGAAAGATGactggaggtcagaggtcatggaAAGAGGTCTTTCTTAATGCTATAGTTACAAAACAGCATAATTTTTGTTTACATAGCAGCTTTGCCCACCCCCTCTCGACACGTGCCCTGGGCCAACTTTTTTGCACAGTGGTTTgtgccaagtattgtgtgattggtcagaagttgttgtggatGTGTTTATGTGAGTTaatttgcttctactgctccgctgagaagcagctgtctTTTCAACTGCTCCAACAAAACTTATAAagctatgaacttaaaaagactgtGCGGAGACACAGGTggctctttgtggctgtggtggctggGAGGAAGTGCGCCTCAGCTGGGCAGCGTCAGGACAGGTTCCCTTTGTTCACTAAATCAGCAAAAATCTGAACAAGAACAGGAAAGTTGAGAGGCTGGTGGGAAGAAACATTCTTTTAACAATGTAGGAGgagcttcccaggagttctgatctgagtgtctcgtggactatgaaaggtgtgtgcaaaaacaaacggCTCGCAACCATTTGACTGCGAACTGACATTATGAATCCTTATGGAGTACGCTTGATCCTttagttgtaaaatgctcctccagctgtttctttgtGGTACTGCTTATTTTaccagccttttgttgccccatCTTTTTGACTTATTAGtgacatcaaaatcaaaattcccattttttttccaaaaattgtACAGTATTTTAGTCTAAACAGGTGATATGTTTACTGtcttccattgtgaataaattatgggtttatgagatttgcaaatcattgcattctgctgggatttacattttatacaatatCCCAAGTTTTTTCGGAATTGGGATTGTATTTCCTTAAAGTTTGGAAAAAGTAATAGGACAtaccaaaaaacataaaatgattggCCTAAATAATCTCACATAATTGCCAACATCTTGTTATAGTGCTTGGATATCTTTTTGTAGGGGGAGtaataaaaagtcagttttagtttaaataaaaattatttaatcagGAGATCACCCTACCATAATATAATGAAGCAGCAGCTTACATGAATACCTCCACAATATCAGGGACTAGACAAGAATCACAAAGATGTTGATTGCAATAGTAAGAAACTTAGTGGCATCTGTAAAAGTCATTCTGTTCTAAAGCACAGTTTCTCTGCAGGGATTCAGAACTCTAAAACATCCCCTTGTAGACAAATGTCAAATAGTCTGAAATACATACTTCTCTCTAGACTCTAAATGTATAATTGTattgtttggagaaaaatcaGTACCATATGCACACCATATTAACactgtatatttatatacagCCAAATTTCCAAAATTACAGTCCTGTACTTGAGCCCTCCTGTGGACCTCGGGTCAAATTAATACGAAGTTGCTTGTGAAGGATTTCCTGATAATTGcgtttcttaaattaaaatttttcacatttatcagGAGATTCCAATTGACAGAGTAACATCACATCTTCAATCGTTGGGcaatgtttttcacatgtgcAATAGCTTTCtttgtcacaaataaaaattgCTACATGACAATAATGCTTCCTTCAGCCAGTTTTATTCTGGTCTGAAAGTTACTGATTTCTAACAAGTCCAACAAGCATtagtatacaggtgctggtcataaaattagaatatcatgaaacagtagattgatttcagtaattccatttaaaaagtgaaacttgtatattatattcatacattacatacaaactcatatatttcaaatgtttatttcgtttaattttgatgattacaaatgacaacaaataaaNNNNNNNNNNNNNNNNNNNNNNNNNNNNNNNNNNNNNNNNNNNNNNNNNNNNNNNNNNNNNNNNNNNNNNNNNNNNNNNNNNNNNNNNNNNNNNNNNNNNNNNNNNNNNNNNNNNNNNNNNNNNNNNNNNNNNNNNNNNNNNNNNNNNNNNNNNNNNNNNNNNNNNNNNNNNNNNNNNNNNNNNNNNNNNNNNNNNNNNNNNNNNNNNNNNNNNNNNNNNNNNNNNNNNNNNNNNNNNNNNNNNNNNNNNNNNNNNNNNNNNNNNNNNNNNNNNNNNNNNNNNNNNNNNNNNNNNNNNNNNNNNNNNNNNNNNNNNNNNNNNNNNNNNNNNNNNNNNNNNNNNNNNNNNNNNNNNNNNNNNNNNNNNNNNNNNNNNNNNNNNNNNNNNNNNNNNNNNNNNNNNNNNNNNNNNNNNNNNNNNNNNNNNNNNNNNNNNNNNNNNNNNNNNNNNNNNNNNNNNNNNNNNNNNNNNNNNNNNNNNNNNNNNNNNNNNNNNNNNNNNNNNNNNNNNNNNNNNNNNNNNNNNNNNNNNNNNNNNNNNNNNNNNNNNNNNNNNNNNNNNNNNNNNNNNNNNNNNNNNNNNNNNNNNNNNNNNNNNNNNNNNNNNNNNNNNNNNNNNNNNNNNNNNNNNNNNNNNNNNNNNNNNNNNNNNNNNNNNNNNNNNNNNNNNNNNNNNNNNNNNNNNNNNNNNNNNNNNNNNNNNNNNNNNNNNNNNNNNNNNNNNNNNNNNNNNNNNNNNNNNNNNNNNNNNNNNNNNNNNNNNNNNNNNNNNNNNNNNNNNNNNNNNNNNNNNNNNNNNNNNNNNNNNNNNNNNNNNNNNNNNNNNNNNNNNNNNNNNNNNNNNNNNNNNNNNNNNNNNNNNNNNNNNNNNNNNNNNNNNNNNNNNNNNNNNNNNNNNNNNNNNNNNNNNNNNNNNNNNNNNNNNNNNNNNNNNNNNNNNNNNNNNNNNNNNNNNNNNNNNNNNNNNNNNNNNNNNNNNNNNNNNNNNNNNNNNNNNNNNNNNNNNNNNNNNNNNNNNNNNNNNNNNNNNNNNNNNNNNNNNNNNNNNNNNNNNNNNNNNNNNNNNNNNNNNNNNNNNNNNNNNNNNNNNNNNNNNNNNNNNNNNNNNNNNNNNNNNNNNNNNNNNNNNNNNNNNNNNNNNNNNNNNNNNNNNNNNNNNNNNNNNNNNNNNNNNNNNNNNNNNNNNNNNNNNNNNNNNNNNNNNNNNNNNNNNNNNNNNacatttctataaatcctttgtttttattggtcttcagtaatattctaattttctgatatgatgaatttgagattttcatttgttgtcatttgtaatcatcaaaattaaacaaaataaacattagaaatatatgagtttgtatgtaatgtatgaatataatagacaagtttcactttttaaatgaaattactgaaatcaatctactttttcatgatattctaattttatgaccagcacctgtacatacAGAGGCATATAATCTGACAGGTTAATATGGGggaataaatgtttgtgtcatCAGCAGGAACAAAAACCTCTTACCTCTGAAGCTCAGCCTGAAATGTTAGTGGGTTCTTGGTGTTCTGGTGCATATCCAGAATGCTTTGAGCCAGTCGGACTGAGCGGTTGTATGACTTGTCCAGTTCATCAGTTATGAACAGTAGGTCTGAGCCCAGAGTAGGGGTGACGAGCTGGCGCCAGATTAGAGCTGGCAGGTACATCAGGACTGCCATGGCCAGAAGAGAGTAAGGAAACATCTGAAAGGGCAAGGGGAGAGAAATGtctaaaatatgataaaaaaggagcaaaaaaaatgtgtccTTGATGGAATACACATTGCCTGTTGTCTTCCgtgcaagagttttaaacaaagatcatcttatatttaaaaaaaaatgaaaaggttacAGCCATtatagtcaaaccttgaaaataacattatgcacaatcatGAGGTGTCACACTTAGAGCAGTGGTGCCCattcctggtccttgagggccactctGCAACatggttctgttttttctgggcacatttaaagcaaaattgtcaaaacaaagaaacgtctaaaacatgtaggatagtgtGTCTTGAGGACCAAGACAAGACAGTACTGGCTTAGAGTATGTATTGCTAGGCAAGGCAAAGCAGCTTTGTTTGcccagcacatttcagcaacaggacaactcaaagtgctttgcataaacaattaaaaacgtTGTGACAAAGTGCAgtagaacaataaaaaatacagaaagataaaaatttttaattaaaaatttttcaagaaagaacatttcataaaattaaaaattacaaacaagCTGTGATAAAGAACTGtaataaatgacaaagaaatataaaacagcataaaataacaatttgCTTTAATCAAAGGCAGCAGCAAACAGGACATCTTCAAccttgttttaaaggaactcaaAGTTGAAGTGATCCAGCAattttctgggagtttcttCCAGAAATTTGGTGCAtaaaagctgaatgcagcttctGCATGATTGGTCAAATTTATCCTAAGAGATCTCAATGGTTCATAGTGCAACAGAAgatcaaatatgtattttggaCCCAGACCATTTATTGCTGTTTAAACCagcaacaatattttaaaatcaattatcTGAGCAACAAGAAGCCAGTGCAAAGACCTCAGAATCAAACTGATGTGATCAACTCTCTGCCTTTGTGAGGActggagcagcagcattttggatcaactgctgctgtctggtgatttttttattttttaggaataCCAGTAAATACTTGGTGACAATAGTCAAGTAAAGATATTAAAGATAAGTTCAGGGTAGAGTTTTTCAAAGTCCTGCTGAGACATCAGTCCTTTATTTCTAGCAATATTCTTCAGGTGTTATAAGGCCATCTGTGTAATTGTCTTAATCTGGCTGTTCAGACTCAGGTCAGAGTCCATGGTCATACCAAGGTGTCAAGCTTTGTTAAAGCTTTTTAGCATAAGGGACTGCTGGTGTTTGCTATCTTTTAGTTCTAAAAACTACTACTTTAATTTTATCTTAGTTGAGCTGAAGAAAGTTCAGGCACATACAATGGTTGATTTGTTCAATACACTCAGTCAGTACTTGTATTTGACTAATCTCCAGGTGAGAGGGTGATGTAGATGTCAcagcttcctctgttcctgcTATGCCTCCTGCTCTCAGTCATGCCTCAGACCAGTAATTTTCCACAGTCATCAcagtctcatgccacgcccCTGTTTCCATGCCTACACGATCACTGCCATTAGTCTCACCTGCCACAGCCTGTATTTAAGTCCTCTGTCCACAGCCACTAGTTGCTAGATTATTGAACGGTCTTGaccaagtaaatgtccagcgttatTCCACAGTTTCTGCCTGACTCTATGTTCACAGACCCTTGCCTAATCTTTAACCCACGAGCCTTGCCTTCTCCCAGCCGGATACCTCCCTGGACTCTGACACACGGTAACCGACCTCGCTTCTCGTTTTTGAACCTCGCCTTTTGGATCATCCCTTACTGGATTTGGCTGCAAGCCTTGGACTCCTGCAGATTTTTTGGCACCTGACTAATAACTTTGGGCCTCAGAAAGAATGGagaactgtgtttttttgttaggCAGCATTGGGGGTGATATCGGATAGAGGATAGTGGGCTTTTATCAGAGATTCTCAATCTCAGTCTGTCTTGCTGCTGCCTCTCACTCTAACACGCTTTaaatatgatgatgattttcagaaaaagatgtgGTGTAAATTATTCATCATAACTCTAGTTTTACTTGGCAtatcaacacaatttaaaaactgctgtctAGTTTGATGTCTGTACTTTCGATACAAATTGAACCAGAGTCACAGACAATAATGAAACAAGGATAGGACTATTgcaaaaaaagaggcagaattCTCCTGTTTGTGACTGTGGACTAAATTAGTTGCACTAGTATGAATATTTTGCAACAGTCCTCATTAAagatacaggtgctggtcataaaattagaatatcatgaaaaagtagattgatttcagtaatttcatttaaaaagtgaaacttgtctattatattcatacattacatacaaactcatatatttctaatgtttattttgtttaattttgatgattacaaatgacaacaaatgaaaatctcaaattcatcatatcagaaaattagaatNNNNNNNNNNNNNNNNNNNNNNNNNNNNNNNNNNNNNNNNNNNNNNNNNNNNNNNNNNNNNNNNNNNNNNNNNNNNNNNNNNNNNNNNNNNNNNNNNNNNNNNNNNNNNNNNNNNNNNNNNNNNNNNNNNNNNNNNNNNNNNNNNNNNNNNNNNNNNNNNNNNNNNNNNNNNNNNNNNNNNNNNNNNNNNNNNNNNNNNNNNNNNNNNNNNNNNNNNNNNNNNNNNNNNNNNNNNNNNNNNNNNNNNNNNNNNNNNNNNNNNNNNNNNNNNNNNNNNNNNNNNNNNNNNNNNNNNNNNNNNNNNNNNNNNNNNNNNNNNNNNNNNNNNNNNNNNNNNNNNNNNNNNNNNNNNNNNNNNNNNNNNNNNNNNNNNNNNNNNNNNNNNNNNNNNNNNNNNNNNNNNNNNNNNNNNNNNNNNNNNNNNNNNNNNNNNNNNNNNNNNNNNNNNNNNNNNNNNNNNNNNNNNNNNNNNNNNNNNNNNNNN belongs to Kryptolebias marmoratus isolate JLee-2015 linkage group LG13, ASM164957v2, whole genome shotgun sequence and includes:
- the panx3 gene encoding pannexin-3 isoform X1, with the protein product MSIAQVAAKAMLSDALLQDSSGIYRINHLELELPLDKVIKYVSVGLPLMLVCMAFAREISLGPQISCFTPSNFTAKQAGYIDTYCWDSLMHHEFDSDGNFEERSLWVHKMFPYSLLAMAVLMYLPALIWRQLVTPTLGSDLLFITDELDKSYNRSVRLAQSILDMHQNTKNPLTFQAELQRAKRNRYFEYPLLEKYLHCKQKSYFLVSMLFLRGFLLMTFMTSACLYLAYFHLSALQQDEFSCFVRTGMLRDQSWIPELVQCKITGQLVFQVISVLNGAIYILLGPIVLFSLIRLFIWDTTFISVYGVLPALNLINHQRLGCPLNDLNVLLLFLHANIVHLKSYGQMRALCSLSSPQVDNATAVQGFNAMLTQEEMEEREEAANELVEEIGEAKEEGKFNLVDIMTILGAAHGGVVNCSKKKPLMEENLTLGTKTLIYTLKRILLVAIFIFIIWDAQKFIR
- the panx3 gene encoding pannexin-3 isoform X2, which translates into the protein MSIAQVAAKAMLSDALLQDSSGIYRINHLELELPLDKVIKYVSVGLPLMLVCMAFAREISLGPQISCFTPSNFTAKQAGYIDTYCWDSLMHHEFDSDGNFEERSLWVHKMFPYSLLAMAVLMYLPALIWRQLVTPTLGSDLLFITDELDKSYNRSVRLAQSILDMHQNTKNPLTFQAELQRAKRNRYFEYPLLEKYLHCKQKSYFLVSMLFLRGFLLMTFMTSACLYLAYFHLSALQQDEFSCFVRTGMLRDQSWIPELVQCKITGQLVFQVISVLNGAIYILLGPIVLFSLIRLFIWDTTFISVYGVLPALNLINHQRLGCPLNDLNVLLLFLHANIVHLKSYGQMRALCSLSSPQVDNATAVQGFNAMLTQEEMEEREEAANELVEEIGEAKEEGKFNLVDIMTILGAAHGGVVNCSKKKPLMEENLTLEPNHQGYHELKETAPFNHY